In Acidimicrobiales bacterium, the DNA window CCGAGGAGGCGCTGCCTGCTCTCGACGTCGCCGTCGGCGAGCCGACCACCGAGCCCACACCGGCCAAGCGCCGGGCGGCAGCCAGGCGGGCCGCCGCCACCGGCGTCGAGAAGGCATCTGCCAAGAAGGCTGGGGCGAAGAAGGCCACGGCGAAGAAGGCCACGGCGAAGAAGGCCACCGTCAAGAAGGCGGCGCCGAAGACAGCACCCGTCAAGAAGGCCACGGTCAAGAAGGCCACCGCCAAGAAGGCGGCGCCGAAGACAGCACCCGCCAAGAAGGCCACCGCCAAGAAGGCGGCACCGAAGACAGCACCCGCCAAGAAGGCCGCGGTCAAGACAGCACCCGCCAAGAAGGCCACCGCCAAGAAGGCCACGGCCGCCAAGACGGCGACAAGGAAGCGTGCGGTGCCGCGCGCCGTGGAGTCGGACGGCACAGAGGCCTGATCCCTCCGGGCCGGTGTCGTCGCCTCCCGTGCAGTCAGGGGTGGGCGGTGGCGGCGGGTAGGTTGCGCCTCCATGGGTGAGGACGCAGCCTCGGGCGACTGGGTCGAGCGGTTCAACGCCGCCGGCGGCGACGACCTGTCGCCACGGCGGGCGGAGATGCGGCGAGTGGCGGCCGCGACCCGCGAGGTCATCGAGCGGCTGGTGGCCACCGCGGCGCCCTTGGAGGCGCTCACCGGCGCCGCCGAGCACCTCGAGGCGGCCCTGGCCGAGCTGGAGGGTCACGGCCAGGGACGCCTCTACGAGGGCTTCGCCGAGTCGGCCAACGCTGGCGACCCTCGTGCCTTCTTCGACCACAGCCCGATCATCGGAGGTGCCAACCCGTTGGCGCCGCCCCTTCGCCTCGAGGTGCGCGGCGGCGCGATCCACGGCCATGCCCGCTTCGGTGCCGCCTACGAGGGTCCACC includes these proteins:
- a CDS encoding PaaI family thioesterase, coding for MGEDAASGDWVERFNAAGGDDLSPRRAEMRRVAAATREVIERLVATAAPLEALTGAAEHLEAALAELEGHGQGRLYEGFAESANAGDPRAFFDHSPIIGGANPLAPPLRLEVRGGAIHGHARFGAAYEGPPSSVHGGYVAAAFDEVLGMAQSLGGNPGMTGTLTVRYRRPTPLHTDLRFEATLDRQEGRKLFTSGRLFAGDDLTAEAEGIFISVDFAKIAAMMARRDDE